The following proteins are co-located in the Acinetobacter shaoyimingii genome:
- a CDS encoding cold-shock protein yields the protein MSNSNVVKGTVKWFNETKGFGFIQQEAGPDVFAHFSEISSSGFKTLMEGQMVEFSIAQGQKGPNAINIIAV from the coding sequence ATGTCAAACTCAAATGTTGTTAAAGGTACTGTAAAGTGGTTCAACGAGACTAAAGGTTTTGGTTTTATTCAACAAGAAGCGGGTCCAGATGTTTTTGCTCATTTTAGCGAAATTTCAAGCTCAGGCTTTAAAACACTGATGGAAGGCCAAATGGTTGAATTCAGTATTGCTCAGGGTCAAAAAGGTCCGAATGCTATCAACATTATTGCTGTATAA
- the rph gene encoding ribonuclease PH: MRIDQRALDQLREVKITRNYTRYAEGSVLVEFGHTKVLCTASIDNSVPRFLKGKGQGWVTAEYGMLPRSTHTRSDREAARGKQSGRTQEIQRLIGRTLRAMVDLKKLGENTITIDCDVIQADGGTRTASITGAAVALIDAMNVLLETKKIKQDPLKGLVAAISVGIFNDEVLLDLCYEEDSNCQTDLNVVMTQAGEFIEIQGTAEEKPFTRAQSNAMLEMAEKGIKELVKKQQEVLGW, from the coding sequence ATGCGTATCGACCAACGAGCATTAGATCAATTACGTGAAGTCAAAATTACCCGCAACTACACACGTTATGCGGAAGGTTCAGTATTGGTTGAATTTGGTCATACAAAAGTGCTGTGTACTGCAAGTATCGACAACTCGGTGCCACGTTTTCTCAAAGGTAAAGGACAAGGTTGGGTAACAGCTGAATACGGCATGCTTCCACGTTCAACGCATACACGCAGTGATCGTGAAGCAGCACGTGGTAAACAAAGTGGTCGTACTCAAGAAATTCAACGTCTGATTGGTCGTACCTTACGTGCCATGGTTGATCTTAAAAAGCTCGGTGAAAACACCATTACCATTGACTGTGATGTGATCCAAGCTGATGGCGGTACACGTACAGCATCTATTACTGGTGCAGCTGTAGCACTCATTGATGCAATGAATGTTTTGCTTGAAACTAAAAAAATTAAACAAGATCCGCTTAAAGGTTTAGTTGCGGCAATTTCTGTCGGTATTTTCAATGACGAAGTGCTTTTAGACCTTTGTTATGAAGAAGATTCAAACTGCCAAACCGACTTAAACGTGGTGATGACACAAGCAGGTGAATTTATTGAAATTCAGGGTACTGCTGAAGAAAAACCATTTACCCGTGCTCAGTCGAATGCCATGTTAGAAATGGCAGAAAAAGGCATAAAAGAGCTAGTGAAGAAACAACAAGAAGTTTTAGGTTGGTAA
- a CDS encoding phosphocholine-specific phospholipase C, which translates to MNRRDFLLNTTKTFFGTAALASFPASIQKALAIDAKVEKGTIEDVKYVVILTQENRSFDNYFGTLKGVRGFGDRFTIPLSDGRKIWEQYDAKKNKVLPYHLDSTLGNAQRVSGTPHSWTDGQYAWNHGRMGNWVQFKQPQSMGYYKKQEVEFQFALANAFTLCDAYHCAMHTGTNSNRMFIWTGSNGPKAAGVASVVNDLDAIGPSTQGYEWTTYPERLQQAGITWKVYQNLPDNFTDNPLAGFKQYRLANERSGQPVKSSGESPAYDPKIDALEPLYKGIANTMPDGGFLGTLKEDIAQGTLPQVSWLVAPATYSEHPGPSSPIQGAWYIQEVLNALTANPDVWSQTVLLVNFDENDGFFDHVPSPSAPSKDSSGKVYGKSTLSDQDMSYEYATHAKASLGQPNFTDPKVSNGIGVYGPGIRVPMYIISPWSRGGWVNSQVFDHSSIIQFLEKRFGVEEPNISPYRRAVCGDLISAFDFAKPNKLPLDPLAGQRSKSEADTIRLAQSLLPQISPLENRQFPVQEQGIRPSRALPYILHTSAKVQPSMQQVQLLFSNTGTQAAVFHVYDKLNLEAIPRRYVIEAGQQLDDVWEMQQGKYDLWVLGPNGFHRGFVGNLNQMDQQALPEIRVCVEDCDGKLYLKLRHDGNRSVKLNIKANAYLPNQIWTMETLSNEKELIWDMNEFGGWYDFTVSIESDRSYQRRFAGRIETGKDSISDPYMGFIESK; encoded by the coding sequence ATGAACCGTCGTGATTTTTTACTCAATACAACAAAAACGTTTTTTGGAACAGCAGCATTGGCTAGCTTCCCAGCCAGCATTCAAAAAGCGCTCGCAATTGATGCCAAAGTAGAAAAAGGCACGATTGAGGATGTAAAGTATGTGGTTATTTTGACCCAAGAAAATCGTTCATTTGACAATTATTTTGGCACGCTCAAAGGTGTTCGAGGGTTTGGAGATCGTTTTACCATTCCATTATCAGATGGGCGGAAAATTTGGGAACAGTATGATGCGAAGAAAAATAAAGTCTTACCTTATCATTTAGACAGTACATTAGGTAATGCTCAGCGTGTAAGTGGAACCCCGCACTCATGGACGGATGGTCAATATGCATGGAACCATGGACGAATGGGAAATTGGGTGCAATTTAAACAACCTCAATCAATGGGATATTACAAAAAACAAGAAGTTGAATTTCAATTCGCTTTAGCCAATGCTTTTACGCTCTGTGATGCTTACCACTGTGCAATGCATACAGGAACTAACTCAAATCGAATGTTCATTTGGACAGGTTCTAATGGTCCTAAAGCAGCAGGAGTTGCCAGTGTCGTAAATGATTTAGATGCAATAGGACCTTCGACGCAAGGGTATGAATGGACGACCTATCCAGAACGATTACAACAAGCAGGTATCACGTGGAAGGTATACCAAAATCTACCAGATAATTTTACTGACAATCCTTTGGCTGGTTTTAAACAATATCGACTTGCCAATGAGCGCTCAGGTCAACCAGTAAAAAGTAGTGGTGAAAGTCCAGCCTATGATCCTAAGATTGATGCTTTAGAACCCTTATATAAGGGCATTGCCAATACGATGCCTGATGGTGGTTTTTTAGGTACATTGAAAGAGGATATTGCCCAAGGTACATTGCCTCAAGTGAGTTGGTTGGTTGCACCTGCAACCTATAGTGAGCATCCAGGACCGTCGAGTCCTATTCAAGGCGCTTGGTATATTCAAGAAGTTCTCAATGCTTTAACTGCAAATCCAGACGTATGGAGCCAGACGGTTTTATTGGTCAATTTTGATGAAAATGATGGTTTCTTTGATCATGTACCGTCACCAAGTGCACCTTCAAAAGACAGTAGTGGAAAAGTATATGGGAAATCGACTTTGTCGGATCAAGATATGTCTTATGAATATGCTACACATGCAAAAGCTTCTTTAGGACAACCAAATTTTACTGATCCAAAAGTCAGTAATGGGATTGGTGTATATGGGCCAGGCATTCGTGTGCCCATGTATATTATTTCTCCTTGGAGCCGTGGAGGTTGGGTCAATTCACAGGTATTTGATCATTCATCAATTATTCAGTTTTTAGAAAAGCGCTTCGGAGTTGAAGAGCCAAATATTAGCCCTTATCGTCGAGCAGTGTGTGGTGATTTAATATCTGCTTTTGATTTCGCCAAACCGAATAAACTTCCTTTAGATCCATTAGCAGGACAGCGTTCAAAATCAGAAGCAGATACAATCCGTTTAGCTCAATCGTTATTGCCACAAATCTCGCCACTGGAAAATCGTCAATTTCCAGTACAGGAGCAGGGTATTAGGCCATCTCGTGCCTTACCTTATATTTTGCATACAAGTGCCAAAGTTCAACCATCCATGCAACAAGTACAATTACTATTTTCTAATACGGGCACACAAGCTGCTGTTTTCCATGTTTATGACAAATTGAATTTAGAGGCGATCCCACGTCGTTATGTCATCGAAGCAGGTCAACAATTAGATGATGTGTGGGAGATGCAACAGGGGAAATACGATTTATGGGTACTAGGACCGAATGGATTTCATCGTGGTTTTGTAGGCAATCTCAATCAAATGGATCAACAAGCATTACCTGAAATACGAGTATGTGTTGAAGATTGTGATGGAAAACTCTACTTGAAATTAAGGCATGACGGAAATCGTTCAGTTAAATTAAATATCAAAGCCAATGCATATTTGCCTAATCAGATTTGGACCATGGAGACATTGTCCAATGAAAAAGAGTTGATCTGGGATATGAACGAATTTGGTGGATGGTATGATTTTACAGTCAGTATTGAAAGTGATCGCAGTTATCAACGACGTTTCGCAGGTCGAATAGAAACAGGAAAAGATTCAATTTCTGATCCCTACATGGGATTTATCGAATCTAAATAA